In a genomic window of Melanotaenia boesemani isolate fMelBoe1 chromosome 1, fMelBoe1.pri, whole genome shotgun sequence:
- the psmc3 gene encoding 26S proteasome regulatory subunit 6A, translated as MASLSDKSVWDEVEDGIGEEVLKMSTEEIVQRTRLLDSEIKIMKSEVLRVTHELQAMKDKIKENTEKIKVNKTLPYLVSNVIELLDVDPNDQEEDGANVDLDSQRKGKCAVIKTSTRQTYFLPVIGLVDAEKLKPGDLVGVNKDSYLILETLPTEYDSRVKAMEVDERPTEQYSDIGGLDKQIQELVEAIVLPMNHKEKFENLGIQPPKGVLMYGPPGTGKTLLARACAAQTKATFLKLAGPQLVQMFIGDGAKLVRDAFALAKEKAPSIIFIDELDAIGTKRFDSEKAGDREVQRTMLELLNQLDGFQPNMQVKVIAATNRVDILDPALLRSGRLDRKIEFPMPNEEARARIMQIHSRKMNVSPDVNYEELARCTDDFNGAQCKAVCVEAGMIALRRGATELNHEDYMEGILEVQAKKKANLQYYA; from the exons ATGGCGTCGCTGAGTGACAAATCAGTTTGGGATGAAGTGGAGGATGGTATCGGCGAAGAAgtgttaaaaatgtctacagAAGAGATAGTTCAGCGAACTCGTCTCCTCGACAGTGAGATAAAGATTATGAAGAGCGAAGTTCTTCGGGTGACTCACGAACTGCAGGCCATGAAggataaaatcaaagaaaacacgGAGAAGATAAAGGTGAATAAAACGCTTCCCTACTTGGTTTCCAACGTGATTGAGCTGTTGGATGTGGACCCCAACGACCAAGAGGAAGACGGGGCTAATGTGGATCTGGACTCCCAGAGGAAAGGAAAGTGCGCAGTCATTAAAACTTCAACTCGACAGACCTACTTCCTGCCGGTGATCGGGCTAGTGGATGCCGAGAAGCTGAAGCCCGGGGACCTGGTCGGAGTGAATAAAGACTCCTACCTGATCCTGGAGACCTTGCCCACTGAGTACGATTCCAGAGTCAAGGCCATGGAGGTAGATGAGCGGCCCACGGAGCAGTACAGTGATATAGGAGGGCTCGATAAGCAGATTCAAGAGCTGGTGGAGGCCATAGTCCTGCCTATGAACCACAAGGAGAAGTTTGAAAACCTGGGGATCCAGCCACCCAAGGGGGTCCTGATGTACGGACCACCTGGCACTGGAAAGACTCTCCTGGCTAGGGCCTGCGCTGCTCAGACCAAGGCCACTTTCCTGAAGCTGGCAGGTCCACAACTTGTCCAGATGTTCATCGGAGATGGAGCCAAGCTGGTGAGAGATGCCTTTGCCCTGGCCAAAGAAAAAGCCCCATCCATCATCTTCATTGATGAGTTGGATGCCATCGGAACAAAGAGGTTTGACAGCGAGAAGGCGGGAGACAGAGAAGTGCAGAGGACCATGCTGGAGCTGCTCAACCAGCTGGATGGATTTCAGCCCAACATGCAGGTCAAG gtgATCGCTGCCACCAATAGAGTGGACATTTTGGATCCTGCACTGCTTCGTTCAGGTCGACTGGACAGGAAGATTGAGTTCCCCATGCCTAATGAAGAGGCCAGAGCTCGCATCATGCAGATTCACTCCCGAAAGATGAACGTCAGTCCTGACGTCAACTATGAGGAGCTGGCCCGCTGCACCGATGACTTCAACGGAGCCCAGTGCAaagctgtgtgtgtggaggCCGGTATGATCGCGCTGCGCCGTGGAGCCACAGAGCTGAACCACGAGGATTACATGGAGGGAATCCTGGAGGTCCAAGCCAAGAAGAAGGCTAACCTTCAGTACTATGCCTAA